Proteins encoded within one genomic window of Besnoitia besnoiti strain Bb-Ger1 chromosome II, whole genome shotgun sequence:
- a CDS encoding arrestin (or s-antigen), n-terminal domain-containing protein (encoded by transcript BESB_040540) has translation MGAGWSDSNNIYIFVNEPIYSPGEQVNGEIFVNVVEDISGGRLMLYLDGEEDVNYTDTQGLRSTYVTEKKLYYTASKNLYTFENGVLPAGKYRFPFCFVLPPAICPNCSVAGLVGKGTKTARYAGYVTYKIRCQVEETVTTPPPELSSVSPPVASAGLSIFTGRMNDAASYLSDDFEVIEVSGDTPEQFDNLMKEAPLNGFLRNKLSKSARTKPVGDLVQEVELSIKVPTEEPNVTQSDIVQHFRTLGCVPSGSLATSVTADRLSCFPGDGVTVNVEIQNRTRKRIKDVEACVVREVIFSVNSREKFTAREVVASEKVPGIPRQKEAKASGRESLHITVTMPPGTQPTMSSTLLRLQYKLEVALKLGEKPFVSSLDLVVLKKSQTQNEYLASLKAPRGWDGVALLPGTDLAMIKVRGAPSPDRGEYTGIGTVIF, from the exons ATGGGGGCGGGATGGTCGGACTCGAACAACATTTACATCTTTGTAAATGAGCCAATTTACTCCCCAG GCGAGCAGGTGAATGGAGAGATCTTCGTGAACGTCGTCGAGGACATATCGGGCGGCCGGCTCATGCTCTACCTGGATGGAGAGGAGGACGTCAACTACACAGACACGCA GGGGCTGCGGTCGACGTATGTAACGGAGAAGAAGCTCTACTACACGGCGTCAAAGAATCTGTACACATTCGAGAACGGCGTTCTGCCGGCGGGGAAGTACCGCTTCCCTTTCTGCTTCGTCCTGCCGCCGGCGATTTGCCCGAACTGCAGCGTTGCGGGCCTCGTCGGCAAGGGTACCAAGACAGCGCG GTACGCGGGCTACGTGACGTACAAGATTCGCTGTCAGGTGGAGGAGACGGTCACGACACCGCCGCCGGAGCTGTCCAGCGTGTCGCCGCCCGTGGCGAGCGCCGGTCTGTCGATCTTCACGGGTCGGATGAACGACGCGGCGTCGTACTTGTCTGACGACTTCGAAGTCATCGAGGTCTCTGGCGACACGCCTGAACAGTTCGACAACCTCATGAAGGAGGCCCCCCTGAACGGCTTCCTGCGAAACAAACTCTCAAAGTCCGCACGGACAAAACCCGTTGGCGACCTCGTCCAGGAGGTCGAACTG TCCATCAAAGTCCCGACAGAGGAGCCCAACGTCACGCAGAGCGACATCGTGCAGCACTTTCGAACGCTCGGATGCGTCCCATCTGGCTCGCTCGCCACGAGCGTCACTGCCGATCGCCTGAGCTGCTTCCCGGGAGACG GTGTGACCGTAAACGTGGAGATTCAAAACaggacgaggaagcgaatCAAGGATGTCGAGGCGTGCGTGGTTCGCGAGGTG ATCTTTTCAGTGAATTCGCGCGAGAAATTCACCGCGAGAGAGGTTGTTGCCTCCGAGAAGGTCCCCGGCATTCCCCGCCAGAAGGAAGCCAAGGCCTCAGGGCGCGAAAGCTTGCACATCACCGTCACCATGCCTCCCGGAACCCAG CCAACGATGTCGAgcacgctgctgcggctgcagtaCAAGCTGGAGGTGGCTCTGAAGCTGGGCGAGAAGCCGTTTGTCTCCTCCCTGGACTTAGTCGTCCTGAAGAagtcgcagacgcagaacgaGTACCTCGCAAGTCtcaaggcgccgcgcggttgGGACGGAGTCGCGCTGTTGCCTGGAACCGACCTCGCGATGATCAAA gtgcgcggcgcgccgagccccGACCGCGGCGAGTACACAGGCATCGGGACAGTTATTTTTTGA